A window from Leishmania mexicana MHOM/GT/2001/U1103 complete genome, chromosome 33 encodes these proteins:
- a CDS encoding putative protein kinase has protein sequence MRATIDDENSSVAVTLLPSAQVEPLTSSQPPTRTGAVGTMVKTDVINAPGNDAGSSGGGSGPSSMATATTTNAVFYNPSAQLPTPPPLHRNSSSPAPMQHPQHEEPQRLGAVPYLPASCESDSNEEPLFQHPPPATPRAPLLQGPQSGRLWGAVSSTPSSAGFVSGGTAPYASLLHTSSALAVGDPETPDTTAGHGVVVGSETSNRCLPASIKAHPPASATSPASIHGGYSDSGSDFTATTTVGNHSSGGRGLRRPSLMTGPNGAAVPLASPMLSGPQGRWVRPSGEESSSGLATLSVTAAPANLGDTVLVAEPPTPMKQRRTIHTGMSSTGSLPCGAIGAGPRLSTTAAASTGTCSSAAAATSAAAVAGGASPKPSLRIAAPLRGLGYNSAANSASAPASRPTTSGMSTAPPPPSFKCYRREGSRKRSADVLSQFSALDLDETPATPFAQTGTGRFTSITHNGNGHNAFPSQPSPSMALYRGAGGGSNAIGAVSPLIIDYATPVALSQQIGGSNTFSQVLLHPSQDVLDMSQAETECSNFLARRILNEYNEVRLLGSGSFGTVSLFKEISSGEYVAVKMSPPLRTPEMERRYRRERSVMGMVRGLPHVVQLSAAWEEGRVPRMYLQLEYCPGGSVASVANAKQSRNEPWSEAEVKVFLAHMSIALDALHRANIAHVDFKPDNVLVDKDGAYKLSDFGCSVLLDERGRPRPETRNGYGSPARVQRAGGVGGVACANPSGGPVAHTGAGAGGLGSSLDFSSWNEGNELSTVSIDEGDCRYLCADMLNEKQHFKAGDMFSLGMSLFELMSGQPLPRNGDQFLALRRRVPVEMLRRRGYSADLVELVVALLRSNPPQRPTARQVLQYLRPSSEELQLLSSASAMQRWTESAESFCQLQEEERQQPPLGKDGVLTATVDALRCVSALMEASMWLFTTTQQDVHRLAAPANADKGEEEEDERRRQQTQQLQPQPLLQLPCGQQLEDLPMSPIQRDEACTPTALNY, from the coding sequence ATGCGAGCAACGATAGACGACGAGAACTCGTCCGTGGCCGTCACGCTTCTGCCTTCAGCACAGGTGGAGCCTCTGACCAGCTCTCAGCCTCCCACACGCACCGGCGCCGTGGGCACCATGGTGAAGACTGATGTCATCAATGCACCAGGCAATGATGCAGGCAGCTCTGGTGGCGGGAGCGGGCCATCTTCGATGGCCACGGCGACCACAACCAACGCAGTCTTCTACAACCCctccgcgcagctgccgacgccgccaccactgcaTCGGAactcgtcgtcgccggcgccgatgcAGCATCCTCAGCACGAGGAGCCGCAGCGACTTGGAGCTGTGCCCTACTTGCCTGCGTCCTGCGAGTCCGACAGCAACGAGGAGCCTCTCTTCCAGCACCCCCCACCTGCAACGCCAAGAGCACCCCTTCTGCAGGGCCCGCAGTCGGGCCGTCTGTGGGGCGCCGTGAgctcgacgccgtcgtccgCCGGCTTTGTTAGCGGTGGAACCGCTCCGTACGCGTCCCTTCTCCACACTTCATCCGCCCTGGCCGTGGGGGACCCGGAGACGCCGGACACAACGGCGGGGCATGGCGTAGTTGTCGGAAGTGAAACCTCGAATCGCTGCCTTCCGGCGTCCATCAAGGCGCACCCCCCTGCGTCCGCCACCAGCCCTGCAAGCATACACGGAGGCTACTCGGACAGTGGCAGTGACTTCACGGCAACGACAACGGTTGGAAATCATagcagtggcggccgcgGACTGCGACGGCCTTCACTAATGACGGGCCCCAACGGCGCGGCAGTGCCATTGGCGTCACCGATGCTGAGTGGGCCGCAGGGTCGGTGGGTAAGGCCGTCGGgcgaggagagcagcagcggccttGCAACCCTGTCTGTGACTGCGGCGCCCGCCAACTTGGGGGACACCGTACTCGTAGCTGAGCCGCCGACACCAATGAAGCAGCGTCGCACGATCCACACAGGAATGAGCAGCACGGGAAGTCTTCCATGCGGAGCCATCGGCGCCGGTCCTCGACTCTctaccaccgccgcagccagCACCGGAACCTGCtcctcggctgctgctgcaacgtccgccgccgccgtagctGGAGGTGCGTCACCAAAGCCGTCTCTGCGCATTGCCGCGCCACTTCGAGGACTCGGCTACAACTCAGCGGCTAACAGCGCATCAGCGCCTGCCTCTCGTCCCACCACGTCAGGCATGAgcaccgccccccctccaccctccttCAAGTGCTACCGCCGCGAGGGCAGCCGGAAGCGGTCCGCCGACGTTCTGTCGCAGTTTAGCGCACTTGACCTTGACGAAACGCCGGCAACGCCTTTTGCGCAGACGGGTACCGGTCGCTTTACCAGCATCACCCACAACGGCAACGGGCACAACGCCTTCCCATCGCAGCCTTCACCGTCGATGGCTCTCTACCggggcgccggcggcggcagcaatGCGATCGGCGCCGTCTCCCCTCTTATCATAGACTACGCCACGCCTGTGGCTCTGTCTCAGCAGATTGGTGGCTCGAATACCTTctcgcaggtgctgctgcatccATCTCAGGACGTTCTGGACATGTCGCAGGCCGAAACGGAGTGCTCGAACTTCTTGGCGCGGCGCATCCTAAACGAGTACAACGAGGTACGactcctcggcagcggctcgtTCGGCACGGTCTCCTTGTTCAAGGAGATCAGCTCAGGCGAGTACGTCGCAGTGAAgatgtcgccgccgctgcggacgcCGGAGATGGAGCGGCGCTACCGCCGCGAGCGGTCCGTGATGGGCATGGTGCGGGGGCTGCCGCACGTCGTGCAGCTCTCTGCCGCATGGGAGGAAGGTCGGGTGCCGCGCATGTATCTGCAGCTTGAGTACTGCCCTGGCGGCTCCGTCGCGTCTGTCGCGAACGCGAAGCAGAGCCGGAATGAGCCCTggtcggaggcggaggtgaaggTGTTCCTAGCTCACATGAGCATCGCACTcgatgcgctgcaccgcgccaACATTGCGCACGTCGACTTCAAGCCGGACAACGTCCTCGTCGATAAGGATGGAGCGTACAAGCTGTCTGATTTCGGCTGCAGCGTGCTACTGGATGAGAGAGGCCGACCGAGACCGGAGACGCGGAACGGCTACGGATCCCCGGCACGAGTCCAACGAGCTGGCGGGGTCGGAGGTGTCGCGTGCGCGAACCCGAGCGGCGGACCTGTCGCTCACACaggtgctggcgctggtggGCTGGGCTCTTCCCTGGACTTCAGCAGCTGGAACGAAGGCAACGAGCTGAGCACGGTGAGCATTGACGAGGGCGACTGCCGGTACCTATGCGCCGACATGCTGAATGAAAAGCAGCACTTCAAGGCTGGCGACATGTTCTCGCTGGGGATGTCGCTTTTCGAGCTCATGTCGGGCCAACCACTCCCCCGAAATGGTGATCAGTTCCTagcgctccgccgccgcgtgccggtggagatgctgcgccgccgcggataCTCGGCCGACCTGGTGGAGCTTGTCGTGGCGCTCTTGCGTAGCAATCCCCCACAGCGACCCACTGCACGACAGGTTCTACAGTACCTCCGGCCCTCTTCCGAGGAACTTCAGTTGCTCTCGAGCGCCTCAGCGATGCAGAGGTGGACAGAGAGCGCTGAAAGTTTTTGCCaactgcaggaggaggagcggcagcagccaccgctcGGCAAGGATGGTGTGCTGACTGCCACCGTGGACGCGCTGCGGTGTGTGAGTGCGCTCATGGAGGCGTCGATGTGGCTCTTCACGACAACTCAGCAGGACGTTCACCGACTCGCTGCCCCAGCAAACGCCGacaagggagaggaggaggaggatgagcgGCGCCGTCAGCAAACTCAGCAGTTACAGCCGCAGCCGTTGCTCCAGCTCCCTTGCGGGCAACAGTTAGAAGACCTGCCTATGTCTCCGATCCAGCGCGATGAGGCGTGTACGCCGACAGCACTGAATTACTAA
- a CDS encoding putative amastin-like surface protein yields MAYNINILIYVALQFIAFVFVLVATPIDMFRDPNNKTANSHLCLTLWGIKWGCSNTSYYSTSEEVWVNCSERRDRFRAAEGLAVISIVLYGAAFVLGAILLFSCPLFRWVCLVLNILGMLTVGIVWVAMVLTYYVDEHMYCPKMERYFSYGAGFALFVIAWCLDIINIVLLMIRCDDQRVGANEHPELLTRPGGEEVK; encoded by the coding sequence ATGGCGTACAACATCAACATTCTCATCTACGTCGCCCTCCAGTTCATCGCGTTCGTTTTCGTGCTGGTGGCTACGCCGATCGACATGTTCCGCGACCCGAACAATAAGACTGCGAACTCGCATTTGTGCCTGACGTTATGGGGTATAAAATGGGGTTGCTCCAACACCTCGTACTATTCCACGTCGGAGGAGGTGTGGGTCAATTGTTCGGAGCGCCGCGACCGTTTCCGCGCTGCTGAGGGATTGGCTGTGATCTCCATCGTGCTGTACGGCGCGGCGTTCGTCTTGGGCGCCATTTTGCTGTTCTCCTGCCCTCTCTTCCGGTGGGTGTGCCTGGTTCTCAACATCCTTGGCATGCTCACCGTGGGCATCGTCTGGGTGGCCATGGTGTTGACCTACTACGTGGATGAGCATATGTATTGCCCGAAGATGGAGCGCTACTTCAGCTATGGAGCCGGCTTCGCGCTCTTCGTGATCGCCTGGTGCCTGGACATCATCAACATCGTCTTATTGATGATCCGGTGCGATGATCAGAGGGTTGGTGCGAATGAGCATCCGGAGCTGTTGACACGGccgggaggggaggaggtgaagtGA